From a region of the Lactuca sativa cultivar Salinas chromosome 4, Lsat_Salinas_v11, whole genome shotgun sequence genome:
- the LOC111885139 gene encoding uncharacterized protein LOC111885139, protein MSVRKLRTAVSQKFGIHVSVGQCRRAKKYELQLIDGTIVEHYAKLWSYAEEIRRSNLGSTVKLDVNHMPDGKNYFSKFYVCFDALKKGWKEGCRKIIGLDGCFLKGICKGELLCVVGKDENNGIYPIAWAVVCVENKENWRWFLDLLIDDLGLNLGYGYSVISNQHKGWIEAVKELLPYVEHRQCAKHISQNLRKRYSGAQYESIFWKACKATTEVDFKVAMKELEVLDPSAHQYLMDKDPKTWSRAYFQPGRCCDVVENGMLESFNAVIVDARKKPIITMLEELRIEIVNDIKKGLRHYQVLPSGLNQFEVRGTTDAYEVDLEERTCSCKLWQLNGVGCVHSVAAISFMNRDVESYVDKMFSSITYMKAYKFRLAPMNGSNLWPATGYSPPLPPVHRTMPRRPATKRKRDTTETPNQSSKKSKITTQTQNKGKEQVKGVAKALNQDDEGNQSNAVNDGGAVNDGGEAVNELHVQQDYDEVELTPLELDALANGEPSQVHVQEQEARETPLATLLKKIRRKKSERIIKLKLGKKVSGADALGNSEAKPVTLE, encoded by the exons ATGAGTGTTAGAAAGCTAAGAACAGCCGTGTCACAGAAGTTTGGCATTCATGTTAGTGTTGGTCAATGCAGGAGAGCTAAGAAATATGAACTCCAACTAATAGATGGTACCATAGTTGAACATTATGCAAAGTTATGGTCGTATGCAGAAGAGATTAGGAGATCAAATCTAGGTAGCACTGTGAAGCTTGATGTAAATCATATGCCAGATGGGAAGAACTACTTTAGTAAGTTCTATGTTTGCTTTGATGCATTGAAGAAGGGGTGGAAGGAGGGATGCAGGAAGATAATAGGTTTAGATGGTTGTTTCCTTAAAGGGATTTGTAAAGGGGAGTTATTATGTGTTGTTGGAAAGGATGAAAACAATGGGATTTATCCTATTGCATGGGCAGTAGTATGTGTGGAGAATAAGGAAAATTGGAGGTGGTTTTTGGATTTACTCATTGATGACTTAGGACTTAATTTGGGCTATGGATATAGTGTAATATCTAATCAACACAAG GGTTGGATTGAGGCTGTGAAAGAACTCCTTCCATATGTAGAGCATAGGCAATGTGCCAAGCATATTAGCCAAAACCTTAGGAAAAGGTATAGTGGTGCCCAATATGAAAGCATATTCTGGAAGGCATGTAAAGCAACAACAGAGGTAGATTTCAAGGTTGCCATGAAAGAGCTTGAAGTGCTAGACCCAAGTGCTCATCAATATCTGATGGACAAAGACCCCAAAACATGGTCAAGGGCCTACTTCCAACCAGGAAGATGTTGTGATGTTGTGGAGAATGGAATGTTAGAAAGTTTTAATGCTGTGATTGTTGATGCTAGGAAGAAACCAATTATCACCATGCTAGAGGAGTTGAGGAT AGAAATAGTGAATGACATTAAGAAGGGTCTAAGACATTACCAAGTCTTACCTAGTGGACTAAATCAGTTTGAAGTAAGAGGAACTACAGATGCTTATGAAGTGGATCTTGAAGAAAGAACTTGCTCATGCAAGCTTTGGCAGCTTAATGGAGTCGGTTGTGTCCATTCTGTTGCAGCTATTAGTTTTATGAATAGGGATGTAGAGTCATATGTGGACAAAATGTTTAGTAGCATCACTTATATGAAGGCATACAAGTTTAGGTTAGCACCTATGAATGGAAGTAATTTGTGGCCTGCAACTGGTTACAGCCCACCTTTACCTCCTGTTCATAGAACTATGCCTAGGAGACCTGCAACTAAAAGGAAAAGGGATACAACAGAAACCCCAAACCAGTCAAGTAAAAAATCAAAGATAACTACCCAAACACAAAACAAAGGTAAGGAGCAGGTGAAG GGTGTAGCTAAAGCTCTCAATCAGGATGATGAAGGTAATCAATCTAATGCAGTCAATGATGGAGGAGCAGTAAATGATGGTGGAGAAGCAGTCAATGAGTTGCATGTGCAACAAGACTATGATGAGGTGGAACTCACTCCTTTGGAGCTTGATGCATTAGCTAATGGAGAACCTAGTCAGGTTCATGTGCAAGAACAGGAGGCTAGAGAAACACCACTTGCAACCCTGTTGAAGAAAATCAGGAGGAAGAAATCTGAAAGGATTATCAAGTTGAAACTGGGCAAGAAAGTTAGTGGTGCAGATGCACTTGGGAATTCAGAAGCTAAACCTGTTACTCTAGAATAA